The Impatiens glandulifera chromosome 3, dImpGla2.1, whole genome shotgun sequence genome contains a region encoding:
- the LOC124930391 gene encoding uncharacterized protein LOC124930391, whose amino-acid sequence MAPRISFSADFINVPIKNEGGYREPPVSSDFEFSVSGYSMISADEVFCKGKLMPLKEESCSKMSTSTLRDELLVNDDDDEQNQDVLPKIIPRRNGVGGWRERLLGLKRGGFSPKRDHENRA is encoded by the coding sequence ATGGCTCCGAGGATCTCATTCTCAGCCGACTTTATTAATGTTCCGATCAAGAATGAGGGTGGGTATCGAGAGCCACCAGTTTCATCTGATTTTGAGTTTTCGGTTTCTGGGTATTCGATGATTTCGGCTGATGAGGTTTTTTGTAAAGGAAAGTTGATGCCTTTGAAGGAGGAGAGTTGTTCTAAGATGAGTACTAGTACTCTTAGAGATGAGCTTTtagttaatgatgatgatgatgaacaaaATCAAGACGTCTTGCCAAAGATTATACCGAGAAGAAATGGTGTTGGCGGGTGGCGAGAGCGATTATTGGGTCTAAAACGAGGCGGGTTTTCGCCTAAGAGGGATCATGAAAATAGGGCTTAA